In one Pseudodesulfovibrio tunisiensis genomic region, the following are encoded:
- a CDS encoding ATP-binding response regulator, translating into MTRLINDVLDLSRIEAGKERWRDGIVNPVDAVRRAADSAQGLFPGKPGVELRVTCPEVMPDLRMDSDRLQQVLINLLSNAAKFTEHGTVTLSTEVGEPGEVLFTVADTGSGIAPEYLDCIFDKFQQACAGNVLQDKPQGTGLGLAICRQIVEHYRGTIRAESRLGRGSLLTVSLPEAGSEARPCVLIADADETTSHYLSILLEKDGCDVLLAGKGPEALELAARHLPDLVVLDPRLPGMSNEGIVRQMRAEHELAGMPILLVSVPEALQGSGANLCLAKPLDSECFLDAVHVLLHGALLNRDVLVHSDCWRHVRALCPAQSGPYSEAGLRAEMAGGFSGAVLVPDRFFEDGEFVRLCRRNGVRIMALPNEAPPVAGLATVEPVA; encoded by the coding sequence TTGACTCGCTTGATCAACGACGTGCTTGATCTGAGCCGCATCGAGGCCGGAAAGGAACGTTGGCGCGACGGGATCGTGAATCCCGTGGACGCGGTCAGGCGGGCTGCGGATTCCGCGCAGGGATTGTTTCCCGGCAAGCCCGGCGTGGAGCTTCGGGTGACGTGTCCGGAAGTCATGCCTGATCTGCGCATGGATTCGGACAGGTTGCAGCAGGTGCTCATCAACCTGCTTTCCAATGCCGCCAAATTCACGGAGCACGGCACCGTCACCCTGTCGACCGAGGTTGGCGAGCCCGGCGAGGTCCTGTTTACCGTGGCCGACACCGGTTCCGGCATTGCTCCGGAATATCTCGACTGCATCTTCGACAAGTTCCAGCAGGCCTGTGCCGGAAACGTGCTCCAGGACAAGCCGCAGGGCACGGGGCTCGGACTGGCCATCTGCCGTCAGATCGTGGAGCATTACAGGGGCACCATCCGGGCGGAATCCCGTCTCGGCAGGGGAAGCCTGCTGACCGTGTCCCTGCCCGAGGCCGGAAGCGAGGCAAGGCCCTGCGTTCTGATTGCGGATGCGGACGAGACCACCTCGCACTATCTTTCCATCCTTCTGGAAAAGGATGGATGCGATGTCCTGCTGGCAGGCAAGGGGCCTGAGGCCCTGGAACTGGCCGCACGGCATCTGCCCGACCTCGTGGTGCTGGACCCGCGGCTGCCGGGCATGAGCAATGAAGGAATCGTGCGGCAGATGCGTGCGGAACACGAGCTTGCCGGAATGCCGATCCTGCTGGTTTCGGTTCCCGAAGCATTGCAGGGGAGCGGTGCGAACCTGTGTCTTGCCAAGCCGCTGGATTCGGAATGCTTTCTGGATGCGGTTCACGTTCTGCTGCATGGTGCGCTTCTGAACCGCGATGTTCTGGTGCATTCGGATTGCTGGCGGCATGTGCGGGCGTTGTGTCCGGCGCAGAGCGGGCCATATTCCGAGGCCGGATTGCGCGCCGAAATGGCGGGCGGATTCTCCGGTGCGGTTCTGGTTCCGGACCGGTTCTTCGAGGACGGGGAGTTTGTCCGGCTCTGCCGCAGGAACGGCGTAAGGATCATGGCCTTGCCAAACGAGGCCCCTCCGGTTGCCGGGCTGGCGACAGTTGAACCTGTTGCGTGA